The Streptomyces noursei ATCC 11455 sequence TTCTGCACGATCAGCGGGACGGGCTTGTCGTCCTTGCCCTTGATGTCGTCGAAGAAGACCACCAGCGCGCCCTCGGAGCGGACGGCGACGCCCGACTCCTCCAGCATCCGGGCCGTCTCGGCCATCATGTCGTTGTACGCGGACTCGCCGACGATCTCCTCGTCGCGGATCTCCATGTCCAGCTTCTCGAAGACCGAGTAGAAGTAGATCTTCGACTCGTCCACGAACCGCTGCCACAGGTCCAGCGTCTGCCGGTCGCCGGACTGCAGGGCGACGACCCGCTTGCGGGCCCGCTCCTTGAACTCCTCGTCGGAGTCGAAGACCGCGCGCGACGCCTTGTAGACCCGGTTGAGATTGCTCATCGCCTGCTCGCCGTCGGTGTCGGCGGCCGGGGCCAGCTGGTCCGGGTTCTCGATCAGGTACTGGATGAGCATGCCGAACTGCGTGCCCCAGTCGCCGATGTGGTGGCGGCCGATGGTCTTCTCGCCGGTGAAGTCCAGCATGTTGCGCAGGGCATCGCCGATGACTGCCGACCGCAGGTGGCCGACGTGCATCTCCTTGGCGACGTTCGGCTGCGCGTAGTCGATGATCGTGGTGCCCGGCGCGTCGGTGTACGGCACGCCGAGCCGGTCGTCGGCGGCGCGCGCGGCGAGCGTGCCGGTGATCGCGGTGTCGGCGACGGTGATGTTGAGGAAGCCGGGGCCGGAGACCTCGACGTCCTTCAGCAGGCCGTCGGCGCCGATCGCGTCGACGACCTTGCCGGCCAGCTCCCGCGGGTTGCCCCCCAGCTTCTTGGCCAGCGCGAGCAGGCCGTTGGCCTGGAAGTCGGCCCGGTCGCTGCGTCGCAGCAGCGGGTCCGCGGCGCTGGCCTCCGGCAGGGCTGCCGAGAGGGCGTCCGCGACGCGCTGGTTGACCGTAGCTGCGAGGGAGGTGACCGAGGCCATTGAACTGCCGTTCCGTTGGGGTGGAAAGGGTTTGCCCTGAGTATCCCACGGCACCACCATGGAATTTCCGTGCGGCGGGCGTCTGGGACAATGGGCTCCGTCAGGCTTTTGTCCGTCCCGAACCGCCCCGCCCGCGCCCTGCGGAGACGGAGCGCGCCGCCGGCGGGCGCGAGTGGGCGCATCGTGGAAGCACCAGGACACCAGGAAGAGGAAGGGCCGATCGTGGCTCAGCAGAGCACCGAGACCGACTGGGTCTCCAGGTTCGCGGACGAGGTCATTGCCGAGGCGGAGCGCCGCGCCCCCGGCAAACCGGTCGTCGTCGCCTCGGGCCTGAGCCCGTCCGGCCCGATCCACCTGGGCAACCTCCGCGAGGTGATGACCCCGCACCTGGTCGCCGACGAGGTGCGCCGCCGCGGCCACGCCTGTGTGCACGTCCTGAGCTGGGACGACTACGACCGGTACCGCAAGGTCCCGGCCGGCATCGACCCGTCCTGGGAGGAGCACATCGGCAAGCCGCTGACCGCCGTGCCCGCCCCGCCCGGCAGCCCGTACGCCAGCTGGGCCGAGCACTTCAGGGCGGCCATGGAGGAGTCCCTGGCGGAGCTGGGCATCGAGTACCACGGCATCAGCCAGACCGCCCAGTACACCTCCGGCGCCTACCGCGAGCAGATCCTGCACGCGATGAAGCACCGCAAGGACATCGACGCCGTCCTGGACCGCTACCGCACCAAGGACAAGGCGACCGGCAAGCCGAAGAAGCAGCAGCAGAAGCCGGTGGACGAGGCGGAGCTGGAGGCGGCCGAGGGCTCCGGCGCGGCCACCGAGGACGACGGCAGCGCCGGCGGCGCGGGCTACTTCCCGTACAAGCCGTACTGCACGGTCTGCAACAAGGACTTCACCAAGGTCATCGGCTATGACGACGAGACCACACGGATGTCCTACGAGTGCGTCGCCTGCGGCCACTCCGAGACCGTGGCGCTGCGCGAGTTCGACCACGGCAAGCTGGTCTGGAAGGTCGACTGGCCGATGCGCTGGGCCTACGAGGGCGTGATCTTCGAGCCGTCCGGCGTGGACCACTCCTCGCCCGGCTCGTCGTTCGTCGTCGGCGGCCAGATCGTCCGCGAGGTGTTCGGCGCCGACCAGCCGATCGGCCCGATGTACGCCTTCGTCGGCATCAGCGGCATGGCGAAGATGTCCTCCTCCAAGGGCGGCGTGCCCACCCCGGGCGACGCGCTGAAGATCATGGAGGCGCCGCTGCTGCGCTGGCTGTACGCCCGCCGCAAGCCCAACCAGTCCTTCAAGATCGCCTTCGACCAGGAGATCCAGCGGCTCTACGACGAGTGGGACAAGCTCGCGGCCAAGGTCGCCGACGGCACCGCGCAGCCCGCGGACGCCGCGGCCTACGCCCGGGCCATCGGCACCGCCGCCGGCGAACTGCCGCGGACGCCGCGCCCGCTGCCGTACCGCACACTGGCCTCCGTCATGGACATCACCGCGGGCCACGACGAGCAGACCCTGCGGATCCTGACCGACCTGGACCCGGAGCACCCGGTCACGTCCCTGGACGAGACCCGGCCGCGGCTGGACAAGGCGGAGCACTGGATCACCACCCAGGTCCCCGCCGACCAGCGCACCGTCGTCCGCGCGGAGCCCGACACCGCGCTGCTGGCCACGCTGGACGACCAGTCCCGCGGCGCGCTGCGGCTGCTGCTGGACGGCCTGGACGACCACTGGTCGCTGGACGGGCTGACCACCCTGGTCTACGGCGTGCCGAAGGTCCAGGCGGGCCTGGACCCGGAGGCCAAGCCGACGCCGGAACTGAAGGTCGCCCAGCGTGCCTTCTTCGCGCTGCTCTACAACCTCCTGGTCGGCCGGGACACCGGCCCCCGGCTGCCCACGCTGCTGCTCGCGGTGGGCGCGGACCGGGTCCGCAAGCTGCTGGCCGGCTGACCGGCTGACCGAGGAGGAGAGCCGCGCCCGGCTCTCCGACTCAAGAGCGAGAACGGGTTCGGCCCCGGGGAGGAGGATCCCCGGGGCCGAACCCTTCACGCTGGGTGCATGAGGGGAATCATCGGCTTCATCGTCATGCTCCAGGGCGCGTTGGGCTTCATCGGGCAGGTCTTCTTCGACGGCGCCTGGGGCGTGATCCGGCACTTCGTCCACCTGCCGTCGCCCGCCTACGCCGGCATCTGTGCCGCGGGCGTCGCACTGATCGCATGGGGTGAGTGGGACCGCAAGCGCAAGGAGGAGGGGGAGCGGAGGACGGCGTAGCGGGGGGACGGGGTGGCGGCGTAACGGGGTTACGGAGCAGGGGCGTTGAGCGCCGACTGCTGCCGTTGCCGTTGCTGTTGTCGCCGTCGTCGTCCACCCGCCTCGTGGGGCGTGTTCCGCCTACGGGATGTGTTCCGCCTCCATCTCCATCCGGAAGCGGGCGCGGAAGTCGCGGAGGAAACCGCGCAGATAGCCCTCGCTGAGCGGGCCCCCGTCGCGGCCCTGGTACCCGTAGAACTCCAGGAGATAGCGGCCGAATTGGCGGGAGTCGGGGAAGTCGTTCTTCTCCGCCACGTAGGCCCGGTACGCGGCGAAGTACTTCTCGTCCCGGGGCGCGTCGTCGGCGGGGCCGGCGTCCGGGAAGCCTGCGTCGGGGAAGTCGGCGTCCGGCTCGTCGTGGGGGAGCGCGGCGCCCGCGGTGCCCAGGGGGCGGCGGCGGCCCGGTCCGACCGGGACGGTCAACTCGGGCACGGGGTGGGGGCGTTCGCCCTCGGCCGGGGTTTCCTCCACGGGAGCGGGGACGGGCACGGGCGCGGGGGATTCCGCTACGGGTTCCGGTTCCGCTTCCGGGTGCGGCTGAGGGTGTGGGCGCGGCCGTGGGGCGTCCGGCTGGCCGTCGTGCCGCGCCGGGGCCGCACCGCGCGGCGAGGGTTCCGATCGCTCCGGCTCCGGCTCCCGCGCCGGCGTCGGCTCGGGGGCCGCCGGCTCGGGGGCCGCCGGCTCGGGGGCCGCGGCCGCGCGGGGGCCCGGGACGGCCGGCAGGGCCTCCGGGCCCGCGGGAAGGGGAGGGGCGGGGGAGAGCGGCCGGTCCGCCGGCAGGTCGATCCCGGCCGCGGCCAGCCCGGCCGGCGCGGTCTGTGCCAGCGGGACGCCGTAGCGGGCCAGCCGCAGCGGCATCAGGGACTCGACCGGGGCCCGGCGCCGCCAGCCGCGCCCGTAGCGGGCCCGCAGCCGCGCCTGGTAGACGAGGCGGTCCTGTTCGAGCTGGATGACCTGCTCGTAGGAGCGCAGTTCCCACAGCTTCATCCGGCGCCAGAGCCGGAAGGTGGAGGGGAAGGCCAGCAGCCAGCGGGCGAGCCGGACGCCCTCCATGTGCCGGTCGGCGGTGAGGTCGGCGATCCGGCCGACGGCGTGCCGGGCAGCCTCCACGGCGACGACGAACAGCACCGGGATGACCGCGTGCATCCCGACGCCCAGGGCGTCGGGCCAGGCGGCGGCCCCGTTGAACGCGATGGTCGCGGCGGTCAGCAGCCAGGCGGTCTGGCGCAGCAGCGGGAACGGGATGCGGATCCAGGTGAGCAGCAGGTCCAGCGCTTCCCTGATGATTCAATGAGTTCAAGCATCAGGGGAGACGTATATGGGCTCGTGGTTCGTGGTGTGGGTGCCGGATCTGGAGCGGTGGGGTGTCTTGCCTCCGGAGGGGGTGCTGGGGGTCCGCGGTCTGCCACAGGCAGTGGCACGGATCGGGCTGCGGCCCGGCGATCCGGTGTTCGTCCGGCCGGATGGTGCGGTGGATACGGATCTGCTGGACTTCGTCCGCTCGAAGGAGTTCCGGAGCCTGGAACGGGAGACGAAGCGGAACTACGCGACAGACATCCGGCTGCTGCTGGAGTTCCTGTCCTCACGACGGGTGCCGTGGCGGAAGGCCACCGAGCAGGATCTGGCCGACTACCGGAACTGGCGGTGCGAGGCGCCGGCGAATCCGGAGCGGATCAGTGGGACGAAGTGGAACCGGGAGGCGGCGGCGTTCACGAAGCTGTTCACGTGGGGGAAGGTCCGCCCGCTACCGGTCGACGTATCGCGACGTGAAGACCGGGCGGCGGACTCGGTCAGCGCGCGGGTGTCGTGGCTGACACCGCGGACCTGGGCTCTGTGGTCAGACATCGGGTTGCGTGGTCACGACAGGGCTGGAGCGCTGGTGCCGGAATGGGACGCGCGGACTGAGCTGCGCAACACATCCTTCGTGCAACTACTACTCAGCTCGGGGCTGCGACGCCAGGAGGGTGGATCGCTGCTGACGTTGGAGTTGCCCACGCAGCAACTGCGGCGCGGCAGGTACTGCCATGGGGCCATCGCCGGGGCGGTGACCAGAGCAAAGAAGGGAAGGACGTTCTACGCGTCGGTGGATGCGGTCGGGCAGATCGAGGCGTACATCGAGTCGGAGCGGGCGTGGGCGGTTCAGCGTGCCCAGGCGGAGGGGCGCTACGAGCGCCTGCCAGTGATGCGGCTGGTCACGAAGGTGACGCGCGGGCTGAAGCCGATGGTGGAGTGGGTGGACCAGGACGGTGTCATCGGCCGCCGGGAGCTGGGTCGGCTGGGGTGGCGCGAGCGGCAGTGGCTGTTCATGGAAGGGCCAGACGGGCCGGAGCCGGCCTGGCTGTGGCTGTCCGAGCAAGGCCTGCCGATGGCCCCGGACCGTTGGAATGGCGTTTTCCGGTCCGCGAACGTGCGCTGCGAAGAGGTCCTGCTTACGCCCGGGGAACGGCAATTGGGGCGTGGATTTCGGCTGGCGGAGGTACGCGGCAAGAGCCCGTACGCGACGCCGCACTCCGCCCGGCACTCGTACGCGCTCTACATGCTGGTGGTGCTGAACGAGTTGATGGAGAACCGCTACGGGCTCTCGCAGAAGGACCGGCGGGACTTCGCGTTGCTCTTCGGTGACCCGTGGTGGCTGGT is a genomic window containing:
- the argS gene encoding arginine--tRNA ligase; amino-acid sequence: MASVTSLAATVNQRVADALSAALPEASAADPLLRRSDRADFQANGLLALAKKLGGNPRELAGKVVDAIGADGLLKDVEVSGPGFLNITVADTAITGTLAARAADDRLGVPYTDAPGTTIIDYAQPNVAKEMHVGHLRSAVIGDALRNMLDFTGEKTIGRHHIGDWGTQFGMLIQYLIENPDQLAPAADTDGEQAMSNLNRVYKASRAVFDSDEEFKERARKRVVALQSGDRQTLDLWQRFVDESKIYFYSVFEKLDMEIRDEEIVGESAYNDMMAETARMLEESGVAVRSEGALVVFFDDIKGKDDKPVPLIVQKADGGFGYAASDLSAIRNRVFDLRATTLLYVVDVRQSLHFRMVFETARRAGWLNDGVKAHNMGYGTVLGADGKPFKTRAGETVRLEDLLDEAVQRAAEVVREKAQDLTEDEIQERAAQVGIGAVKYADLSTSPSRDYKFDLDQMVSLNGDTSVYLQYAYARIQSILRKAGATEPAAHPELELARAERALGLHLDAFGETVAEAAAEYAPHKLAAYLYQLASLYTTFYDQCPVLKADTPQQVENRLFLCDLTARTLHRGMALLGIRTPERL
- the lysS gene encoding lysine--tRNA ligase; protein product: MAQQSTETDWVSRFADEVIAEAERRAPGKPVVVASGLSPSGPIHLGNLREVMTPHLVADEVRRRGHACVHVLSWDDYDRYRKVPAGIDPSWEEHIGKPLTAVPAPPGSPYASWAEHFRAAMEESLAELGIEYHGISQTAQYTSGAYREQILHAMKHRKDIDAVLDRYRTKDKATGKPKKQQQKPVDEAELEAAEGSGAATEDDGSAGGAGYFPYKPYCTVCNKDFTKVIGYDDETTRMSYECVACGHSETVALREFDHGKLVWKVDWPMRWAYEGVIFEPSGVDHSSPGSSFVVGGQIVREVFGADQPIGPMYAFVGISGMAKMSSSKGGVPTPGDALKIMEAPLLRWLYARRKPNQSFKIAFDQEIQRLYDEWDKLAAKVADGTAQPADAAAYARAIGTAAGELPRTPRPLPYRTLASVMDITAGHDEQTLRILTDLDPEHPVTSLDETRPRLDKAEHWITTQVPADQRTVVRAEPDTALLATLDDQSRGALRLLLDGLDDHWSLDGLTTLVYGVPKVQAGLDPEAKPTPELKVAQRAFFALLYNLLVGRDTGPRLPTLLLAVGADRVRKLLAG
- a CDS encoding site-specific integrase → MGSWFVVWVPDLERWGVLPPEGVLGVRGLPQAVARIGLRPGDPVFVRPDGAVDTDLLDFVRSKEFRSLERETKRNYATDIRLLLEFLSSRRVPWRKATEQDLADYRNWRCEAPANPERISGTKWNREAAAFTKLFTWGKVRPLPVDVSRREDRAADSVSARVSWLTPRTWALWSDIGLRGHDRAGALVPEWDARTELRNTSFVQLLLSSGLRRQEGGSLLTLELPTQQLRRGRYCHGAIAGAVTRAKKGRTFYASVDAVGQIEAYIESERAWAVQRAQAEGRYERLPVMRLVTKVTRGLKPMVEWVDQDGVIGRRELGRLGWRERQWLFMEGPDGPEPAWLWLSEQGLPMAPDRWNGVFRSANVRCEEVLLTPGERQLGRGFRLAEVRGKSPYATPHSARHSYALYMLVVLNELMENRYGLSQKDRRDFALLFGDPWWLVKTLLGHADVETTKRHYLAPVAHLQLESILAAAENSDEQDEERGNLDDVFARLARESAGIQDIGTLLGEAS